A DNA window from Mya arenaria isolate MELC-2E11 chromosome 17, ASM2691426v1 contains the following coding sequences:
- the LOC128223676 gene encoding uncharacterized protein LOC128223676, which yields MNTPTSKKPMSANSFELFKKQAQERVEREKAMKQQEDYRKVMKEKEERERIRMENERKREQEEEDALEKARLATLQTDMQAQKEAEKNRAEREKERRKEQERRRRQAMSTKLI from the exons ATGAACACTCCAACAAGCAAGAAGCCGATGTCAGCTAACAGCTTTGAGCTCTTCAAGAAGCAGGCACAAGAGAGAGTGGAGAGG GAGAAGGCTATGAAGCAACAGGAGGATTATCGCAAGGTTATGAAGGAGAAGGAGGAGAGGGAGAGGATACGCATGGAGAATGAACGCAAGAG GGAACAGGAAGAAGAGGATGCGTTGGAGAAGGCTCGCCTGGCTACACTGCAGACTGACATGCAGGCACAGAAGGAGGCAGAGAAAAACCGGGCCGAGAGGGAGAAGGAACGCCGGAAAGAGCAGGAGAGGAGGAGACGACAAGCG ATGTCCACCAAATTGATATGA